One window of Papaver somniferum cultivar HN1 chromosome 9, ASM357369v1, whole genome shotgun sequence genomic DNA carries:
- the LOC113314012 gene encoding putative disease resistance protein RGA1: protein MALEGILTNGASEILRTLITVLGNDISLAWGVKDELKRLKQTLEVVAAKTSDAERKQLNDAVVVLWLKRLKQVSYDADDVLDEFSYEVMHRAVKNSKSQVPVSGDY, encoded by the exons ATGGCGTTAGAGGGTATTCTTACTAATGGTGCATCTGAAATATTAAGGACGTTGATCACTGTACTTGGCAATGACATTAGTCTTGCTTGGGGTGTCAAAGATGAGCTGAAAAGGCTTAAACAAACATTGGAGGTTGTTGCAGCAAAAACATCCGATGCAGAGAGGAAGCAGCTGAATGATGCTGTAGTTGTACTTTGGTTAAAAAGGCTCAAGCAAGTTTCTTATGATGCTGATGACGTTCTGGATGAATTTTCTTACGAAGTTATGCATCGAGCTGTTAAGAACAGTAAG AGCCAAGTACCAGTTTCTGGAGACTATTAA
- the LOC113313105 gene encoding uncharacterized protein LOC113313105, with amino-acid sequence MNNEELEDMEFSVNNEELEEMQFSMNDEEMEQMQFSMNDEEMEEIDSNPCFPETSTDSLLQTTLEETTRHAGESSVPTRNKKELTNEQRLAVFHFLLKESNKGRLRKVSVPMAAQLFSISESTVKRIWKRGKDCKAKDLPLDVSSTKPTRVGTKPKKVDFRKIMEIPLQKRTSIRSIAEALNMPKSTVHRYVKKGAIKKHTNAIKPSFTVDTKKTRLEFCLGMVEINPYKSSLMIKPMYDVIHIDEKWFFMTKTTENYYIHPKETEPYRTCQSKRYIQKVMFLAAVARPRFDEFGNEVFNGKIGIFPFVVKEAAKRTSKNRLAGTLEDKSIQSVNKDITRACFVNKLLPAIREKWPNYNGETIYIQQDNAKPHVKVDDEEFLKEAAKEGFDIRLRFQPSQSPNMNVLDLGFFRDIQSLQHREAPTTVGELLSAVDKAFNELSAQTLNDVFLSLQLCMVEVLKLHGGNNYKLQHIGKQKLARTGELPTQIEMDKNLVKEATNYLSCLRHFCNDETTAGEIHDKDVIIM; translated from the coding sequence ATGAATAATGAAGAGCTGGAGGACATGGAGTTCAGTGTGAACAACGAGGAACTGGAGGAGATGCAGTTCAGTATGAACGACGAAGAAATGGAACAGATGCAGTTCAGTATGAATGATGAAGAGATGGAGGAAATAGATTCAAACCCTTGTTTTCCAGAAACAAGTACAGATTCTCTCTTGCAAACAACTCTTGAAGAAACAACAAGACATGCCGGAGAATCAAGTGTTCCCACCAGAAACAAAAAAGAGCTCACAAATGAACAACGTCTAGCTGTTTTCCACTTCTTATTGAAAGAGAGTAATAAGGGAAGACTACGAAAAGTCTCTGTCCCAATGGCGGCGCAACTATTTTCAATATCAGAATCTACAGTAAAACGGATATGGAAACGGGGAAAAGATTGTAAAGCAAAGGATTTACCTCTTGACGTCTCCTCAACAAAACCAACCAGAGTTGGTACTAAACCCAAGAAGGTTGATTTTAGGAAGATTATGGAAATACCATTGCAAAAACGCACTAGCATAAGGTCCATTGCCGAAGCTCTGAACATGCCCAAGTCAACTGTACACAGATATGTCAAGAAAGGAGCGATTAAAAAACACACGAACGCAATAAAACCATCCTTCACAGTGGACACCAAGAAAACACGGTTAGAATTCTGTTTGGGAATGGTTGAGATTAACCCTTACAAGAGTAGTTTGATGATCAAGCCCATGTATGATGTTATACATATAGACGAGAAGTGGTTTTTTATGACAAAAACAACAGAGAATTACTACATTCATCCGAAAGAAACCGAACCATATCGTACATGCCAAAGTAAAAGATACATTCAAAAAGTGATGTTTTTAGCGGCAGTAGCTCGTCCTAGGTTTGATGAGTTTGGGAATGAAGTTTTTAATGGAAAAATAGGTATATTTCCTTTTGTAGTAAAGGAGGCAGCAAAGCGAACGAGCAAGAATCGTCTGGCTGGAACACTTGAAGATAAATCAATTCAATCAGTGAACAAAGACATTACGAGAGCTTGTTTTGTTAACAAACTGTTACCAGCCATTCGCGAAAAGTGGCCAAACTACAATGGGGAAACTATATATATCCAACAAGATAATGCGAAACCACATGTTAAAGTGGATGATGAAGAATTCTTAAAAGAAGCGGCAAAAGAAGGATTTGATATTAGGTTGAGATTCCAACCTTCACAAAGTCCCAACATGAATGTTCTTGATCTTGGGTTTTTCAGGGATATACAATCGTTACAACACAGAGAGGCACCCACTACTGTTGGCGAACTTTTATCGGCAGTGGATAAAGCCTTTAATGAATTATCAGCACAAACTCTGAATGACGTATTCCTATCGTTGCAACTATGCATGGTAGAGGTTCTAAAGCTTCATGGAGGGAACAATTATAAATTGCAGCATATAGGGAAACAGAAACTTGCACGCACCGGTGAGCTTCCTACTCAAATTGAAATGGATAAGAATCTGGTGAAGGAAGCAACTAATTACCTATCATGCTTAAGACATTTCTGCAATGATGAGACTACTGCTGGCGAAATACATGACAAAGATGTCATCATTATGTAG